A genomic stretch from Eubacterium sulci ATCC 35585 includes:
- a CDS encoding TetR family transcriptional regulator: MCAARRLSESERKNEIMNSAVDVITQKGLENATMEEIIAGTSLSKGGVYHYYKNVNEIFKDIMISGIEYRKTIIKEHMDECKKGHEMEFIAKQFVDKIIDDNPYMPLYVEFLIAKKRNPELEKMMQELQELTSDRFSTDMGDELGWSFDVNIFNVSTDVMNALILASNILGARDNFTKNRHFLERMFLSIFKEGKEN, translated from the coding sequence ATGTGTGCTGCACGTAGACTTAGTGAGTCTGAAAGAAAAAATGAAATTATGAATTCTGCTGTCGATGTAATAACCCAAAAAGGTCTGGAAAATGCAACGATGGAAGAGATTATTGCTGGTACTAGTTTATCAAAAGGTGGTGTCTACCACTATTATAAAAACGTCAACGAGATTTTTAAAGACATTATGATCTCAGGAATTGAATATAGAAAAACAATTATAAAAGAGCATATGGATGAGTGTAAAAAGGGTCACGAAATGGAATTTATAGCAAAGCAATTTGTTGATAAAATCATAGATGATAACCCTTATATGCCACTTTATGTTGAGTTTCTTATTGCAAAGAAAAGAAATCCTGAGCTAGAGAAAATGATGCAGGAGCTTCAGGAGCTGACTAGCGATAGGTTTAGCACGGACATGGGTGATGAATTAGGGTGGTCATTTGATGTAAACATATTTAATGTTTCTACTGATGTAATGAATGCACTTATCCTTGCATCTAATATTTTAGGAGCTAGAGATAACTTCACAAAAAACAGACATTTTCTAGAGAGGATGTTTCTCAGTATATTTAAAGAAGGAAAGGAGAATTGA
- a CDS encoding restriction endonuclease subunit S has protein sequence MSTNSWEQRKLGDVFKYEQPQTYIVENTEYDDKNKIPVLTAGQSFILGYTDEHFGIKEANQRNPVIIFDDFTTSSHYVDFPFKVKSSAIKLLTLSTTKDNVYCAYNVLKNISYLPVSHERHWISTFTKFDILLPKSVDEQELIGEYFKLLDKLITLHQRKSQYYIRRIRK, from the coding sequence ATAAGCACAAATTCTTGGGAACAGCGTAAGTTGGGGGATGTGTTTAAATATGAGCAACCCCAGACGTATATTGTAGAAAATACTGAGTATGATGATAAAAATAAAATCCCTGTTTTGACTGCAGGTCAAAGCTTTATTTTAGGATATACTGATGAACATTTTGGCATAAAAGAAGCAAATCAGAGAAACCCAGTAATTATATTTGATGACTTTACAACATCATCACACTATGTGGATTTTCCGTTCAAAGTCAAGAGTTCTGCTATAAAACTTCTTACTTTAAGCACCACGAAAGATAATGTGTATTGTGCTTATAATGTTCTAAAAAATATCAGTTACTTACCTGTTAGTCATGAGCGTCATTGGATTTCAACGTTTACTAAATTTGATATACTGTTGCCGAAATCTGTTGATGAACAGGAACTTATAGGAGAATATTTTAAGCTCCTAGATAAGCTTATCACTCTTCATCAGCGTAAATCACAATATTATATAAGGAGGATAAGAAAGTAA
- a CDS encoding integrase, whose translation MLNDTKNTDLFHEYYSQWIDVYKSGAIRKVTMDKYILTSTWVKKLIPELKINEINRLTYQQLLNDFAEFHERQTTMDFHHQLKGAILDAVDEGLIERDPTRKAIIKGKIPRVKKTKYLNQFELHKLLQDLNLATDINWDWFILLVAKTGLRFSEALALTPSDFDFPHQSLSISKTWDYKGNSGFLPTKNRSSIRKIQIDWQLIVQFSELLKGLPKDEPIFIKSRVFNSTVNNALERHCLHAEIPVISVHGLRHTHASLLLFAGVSIASVARRLGHSSMTTTQKTYLHIIHELENKDIDLVMRSLSSLS comes from the coding sequence ATGCTTAATGATACAAAAAATACCGATTTATTTCACGAATATTATTCCCAATGGATAGACGTATATAAATCTGGCGCAATCCGTAAAGTTACAATGGACAAATATATTTTGACAAGCACATGGGTAAAAAAATTAATCCCTGAATTGAAAATTAATGAAATAAATAGGCTGACCTACCAGCAACTTCTCAATGACTTTGCAGAATTTCACGAAAGACAAACAACAATGGATTTTCACCACCAACTTAAAGGTGCAATATTAGATGCTGTTGATGAGGGGCTTATTGAAAGAGATCCAACTAGAAAAGCAATTATAAAAGGGAAAATACCACGCGTAAAGAAAACAAAATATCTTAATCAATTTGAACTCCATAAGTTATTGCAAGATTTAAACTTAGCAACCGATATAAATTGGGATTGGTTTATTCTACTTGTTGCAAAAACAGGATTAAGATTCTCTGAAGCTTTAGCACTTACGCCAAGTGATTTTGATTTTCCTCATCAGTCTCTATCAATAAGCAAAACCTGGGATTACAAAGGAAATAGTGGATTCCTTCCAACTAAAAATCGTTCATCTATAAGAAAAATCCAGATTGATTGGCAGCTCATCGTACAGTTTTCTGAATTACTCAAGGGGTTACCAAAAGACGAGCCCATATTCATCAAATCGCGTGTATTTAACTCAACCGTAAATAATGCACTAGAAAGACATTGCTTACATGCTGAAATCCCAGTTATTTCAGTTCATGGACTCAGACATACACATGCCTCACTTCTACTGTTCGCAGGGGTATCAATCGCTAGTGTTGCTAGAAGACTAGGTCATTCTAGTATGACAACCACACAAAAAACATATCTTCACATTATTCATGAGCTAGAAAATAAGGATATTGATCTCGTAATGCGCTCACTTTCTAGTTTAAGTTAA
- a CDS encoding type I site-specific deoxyribonuclease, with protein sequence MAFSWEQCKLGDIVDRVVRKNINNESTLPLTISAQYGLVDQVTYFNNRVASRDVSKYYLVLNGEFAYNKSTSDGFPFGTVKRLDLYKKGVLSTLYIVFNIKGKAKTNSDFLTVFFDTDRWHKGVSERAAEGARNHGLLNISAEDFFDIDLYLPKSEEEQAFIGAYFRSLDNLITLHQRKSFDILT encoded by the coding sequence ATGGCTTTTTCTTGGGAACAGTGTAAGCTGGGGGATATTGTTGATAGAGTTGTTCGTAAGAATATAAATAATGAATCAACTTTGCCACTGACTATCTCGGCCCAGTATGGATTGGTAGACCAAGTCACATACTTTAACAACCGTGTTGCAAGTCGAGATGTGAGTAAATATTACTTGGTTTTGAATGGTGAATTTGCCTATAACAAAAGTACCTCCGATGGTTTTCCGTTTGGTACAGTAAAGAGGCTTGACTTGTATAAAAAAGGTGTATTATCAACACTTTACATCGTTTTTAACATAAAAGGTAAAGCAAAAACTAATAGCGATTTTTTGACAGTTTTCTTTGATACTGACAGATGGCATAAAGGTGTGTCTGAACGAGCTGCAGAAGGTGCAAGAAACCATGGACTATTAAATATATCTGCAGAGGATTTCTTTGATATTGATTTATATTTGCCCAAATCAGAGGAAGAACAAGCTTTTATTGGAGCATATTTTAGGAGTCTTGACAACCTTATCACTCTTCATCAGCGTAAATCATTTGACATTTTAACTTAA